A window of Nostoc sp. TCL26-01 genomic DNA:
GCAATTTCTGCTAATTGGTTCTCACCAGCTAATCCTAATTGGCGCGAGACTTTTGTTAAGTTTCAGGAGAAAGCCAGCTTAGTGCTGTCGGTTGGAGTCAGTGGTAAGGTTTACTGCAAGCACGGGACAACGATGGAAACCCGCATTACGGTGATTGATAAAATCCCGGCTGCTGATCCAAATAACATCCCTTGCATTGAGCATACTGTTGAGCTTGGAGAACTGTCCAGACTAATTGAGGAACTTCCGCCGCGACCAGTGTGGGAACAACCTAAACTGAATGCTCAAGCTTCTGTACTTAAACCGATTTCTTTAAGTGTTAAGTCAAAACCCACTCAATCCACCCCGCTTGATCAGGTATTATCTCAATTTCAGGATGTTGCAGTTCTCAACTATGAAGTTGTCGATTGGGTTGCCATCGAAGGACTCAAAGATGCACTGTATGAAACATATCGCCCACAACGCTTGAGAATCAAAGCCGCAAAACCTCATCCCTCACTACTGTGTGAAAGCGCAGCCCTGGCTCTCGTCTCGCCCCCTGCATCCACCTACAAACCCTATCTCCCTCAGCACATCGTCACACAAGGATTGCTATCTGAAGCACAATTAGAAAGCGTGATCTACGCAGGTCAAGCGCACTCTGAGTTTCTGTCAGGTTCTTACTTGGTGGATGATTCTTGGGACAATATTAAAGTAGCAGCAAATAGCGAAGAAAATGCCGTTAGATTTCGCCGTGGGTGGTTCTTGGGCGATGGCACTGGTGCTGGCAAAGGACGACAGTGTGCGGGTATTATATTGGATAATTGGTGTCAGGGTCGCCAGAAAGCCATCTGGATTTCCAAAAGCTCTGCACTTATTGAAGATGCCCGACGCGATTGGTGTGCTTTAGGTGGTAATGAGAAAGACATTATAGACCTCAGTAACATCAAACTAGGCGATCGCATCCCTTTCACCCAAGGCATTCTGTTCTGCACATACTCAACCCTGCGCTCTCAAAAGAACGGCAAAAGTCGGCTTAAGCAAATCGTCGAGTGGGCTGGTAAAGACTTTGAGGGAGCGATCGCTTTCGATGAATGTCATGCAATGGGTAACGCGATGGCACAAGAAGGCAAACTGGGCATGATGAAAGCATCCATGCAAGGCATTGTCGGGTTACGGCTACAAAATGCACTACCTCTTGCACGGATTATCTACGTCTCTGCCACCGGAGCAACCATTGTCTCAAACTTGTCTTATGCCAATCGCTTGGGACTTTGGCAGACTGGTGATTTCCCGTTTACGAACCGTGAGGATTTTGTAGAGTCTATCGAAGTCGGTGGCATTGCGGCGATGGAAGTTGTTGCCAGGGATTTGAAGGCTTTGGGTCTGTATCTGGCACGATCGCTTTCATTCGATGGCGTTGAGTATGAGATGTTAGAAATCGAACTCACTCCTACTCAAGAAAGGATTTATGATAGTTACGCGGACGCTTTTCAGGTTATTCATAATAATTTAGAGAAAGCGCTAGAAGTTTGTAACATCACTGGTGCAAAAACTTACAATCGCATGGCTAAAATGTCTGCGTTCTCGCAGTTTGAGTCCCACAAGCAAAGATTCTTTAACCATTTGCTCACGGGGATGAAATGCCCTCAATTAATCAAAGCGATTGAGCAAGATTTAGCCCAAGGCAATGCTGTTGTAATTCAAATAGTTTCTACCAATGAAGAATTACTCAAGCGGCGACTCAATGAAGTTTCGGCAGACGAGTGGAAGGATTTAAACCTTGACCTAACTCCACGAGAATATGTCATGGACTACCTGCTAAGTGCGTTTCCTGTCCACTTGCATGAGATTTATTCTCTTGAAGATGGCGATGAACGCTCCGAACCAGCCTTTGATCACGATGGCTCACCCATTGTATCGGCTGAAGCTGTGACTTTGCGAGATGCCTTAATCGATAAATTGGCCAGTCTTGACCCCATTCCCGGTGCTTTAGAACAACTCCTTTGGTACTTTGGTCACAAGCAAATTGCTGAAGTTACAGGACGGAGTAAGCGCATTCTCAAGGATGATTCTGGACGCTTGTTTGTTGATTCACGGGGCGCTGGCGCTAACATTGCGGAAACTAACGCATTCATGGTGGGAGATAAGCAAATTCTCATCTTCTCTGATGCTGGTGGTACTGGTCGCAGTTACCATGCTGACTTGAATGCACTCAATCGTCGGCGGCGATCGCACTATTTATTGGAAGCCGGTTGGAGAGCAGACAATGCTATTCAAGGGCTTGGGCGCTCTCACCGGACTAACCAAGCATCTGCACCAGTGTTCCGTCCTGTGACCACCGATGTCAGAGGTGAGCGCAGGTTCATTTCGACCATTGCTAGACGACTCGATAGCCTCGGCGCACTTACTCGTGGGCAACGGCAGACTGGGGGTAATGGCATCTTTGATACCAAGGATAACCTAGAATCTCAGTATGCAGAGTATGCACTGTATGAATTATTCAAGCAAATATTCCAAGGTCGGTTCCACGAAGTTCCTTTGGGAAAATTTGAGCAAATGACTGGACTTAGCCTGACTTCCCATGAAGGCGGCATGAAAATAGACCTCCCACCTCTGCGACAGTTCCTCAATCGCTTGCTGGCTTTAACAATTGGGATGCAAAACGTGATTTTCGAGCGTTTTGAGTTGTTGTTGAGTCAGCAAATTGAAACGGCGATCGCCAATGGTGTGTTTGAAATCGGAGTAGAAACGCTTCGGGCTGAACGGTTTACTGTAGAAAGTTGCGAATCAGTTTATACTCATCCTCAAACTGGTAGCGTAACTAACTACTTGAAGGTTGAGCAAGTTCAGAAAACCAACATTAAAACGGCTGTCGAAATGCTGGAATTCGCAACCCAACACCAGGGGCGACTCATAGTAAATGCAACATCGGGCAATGCTGCCGTGTCAATTCCTACTCATAGCTTCTTTGATAGTGATGGTGGTGCTGTGCCACGGGTTCTACTCGTTCGTCCCCAAAAGGAAACCCGTGTCCCTGTTGATAAGCTGGAATCTTCTACTTGGAAAGCGGTTTCAGTCGATGCGTTTGTTGCAGCTTGGTCGAAGGAGGTAGACGAATTACCCAGATTTACCACCGATTACCTGCACTTGGTCACAGGAATATTGCTACCAATTTGGAAAATTCTGCCCCAGAAGAACAGTCGGGTATTTCGCCTGCAAACTTCGGATGGTCAGAAGATTCTGGGACGGGTGGTCAATGCACAAGATATTCAGTCTGTGGCTGAACAATTGGGCATGAAGAACAAACTTCTTTCTCCAGCAGAACTGGTTTTACTGGTGTTAAACGAAGGCTATTCGCAGCAACTCCCAGGTGGCGTAACTTTGCGACGTTCTTTTGTTGCTGGTGAGCCTCGTCTAGAAATAGTCGATGCCCTCTCACTAACTGAAAAGCTTCTGGCTGTTGGATGTTTCACCGAAATTATCCAATGGCGTAAGCGGGTATTTATACCAACAGGCGATCGCGCTGCTGGTGTGCTGGCGGCAGTGATTGGGATTGTTGGCTAATAAGAGCCTAGCGATGTGGCTAATCCTCATCGCTTTATTTTTTTTCAACTTCTGACGAATAATCGTATATCATCACCTATAAATGTGCATAAATAAGGAATAACCACTAGCTGCCAAAATAAAAAGTATAATTGCGGAAAATATTATTACATCTCTAAGTATAAATAAAATCCAATCTTTTCTAAGTTCTTGTTTAAACTTCAGTTTTCGCAGCTTGCATTCAATTTTTGCATATTCTTCAGACTGTTTGCTTATTATTGATACAACTAAAGGATTTTCACCTTTGCTAGCAATTATTTGTGAGATATCTTTTACTTCTGTCATGGGCTAAAAACCTACAATTTCAGTTTCCAGGTTTTGCTTATCGTCTGTAATCCAAATGTGCCTACCTTTCTGCTTGGCTTCTATAGTTACCTCTAAAAGAGCGATTGCTTTTAACAATACTTCAGCAGTATCTCCATTCATTTGTTCTTTTAAATTGTTTATTGTTTCATATAATTCTGATGTTATATCTAAATTTAGTTGAACTCGTTCACCTTGGTTTTGTTTTATCATATCTAGCCAATAAAACAACGACATTTTAATTTCTGAGATAAAAAAATAATCTGATTAAAAAATATAAGTTTTGATGTTTAATTTTAGCCCTCTGTTGCTTTTTCTAGCCATCTCGATGCTTCATTATAAAATTTAAATTTGCTTTCACTAGCTCGAAATTCTTTCGTATGAACCATTCGTCTTCCATCAACCCACTTCGTACCGTAGTACTTATGTAACAATTCATGATACAGGACAAACTCAACTACAAATCTAGGTACTTTAGGATCATCAAGAGTCAAACTTATAACTACTCTATCTCTAGCTAACTCATAGTGTCCTAATTTACGGTAAGTATTAATTCGACTCCATGCTAGACGTGGTTTAGCAAGACTGGCAGCGAAATATTCCTGATTTACCTGCTCAAATAACTTATCTAGATCATAAAACTTACCTTTTGCCTTCTCTGCCACTACCTCAGCAATCAAATCAAGCTCTAACAAAATATTGCTGTATTCTTGTGTACTGGCAAAGGCTCTAATTATTTGTGTATTATGTTGACTCTTGCCAAAAATAGCAGATTCTACTAATGCTTGCAATACTTCATTTGGGGCATTTATAAAGCCCTCGCTAATCATGATATTAGCTGAAATAGTAGACATTTTGCCTTGATATATCCCAGCTAAATTGGTTATTCCAATCATTAATTGCAGGGCTTTTTGACCACGCATACTCAAGATATGTTTAGCAATTTCCCATAAATAACAAGTATTTTTTAGGTGGAGTTGTAGATAATATTCATCTGTCAAAAATTTTATCCATGAGTAGATTTTTCGAGATTGATGTGTCAGATTTGCTGGTATTGCTTGCTTTTTGGTGCATACTTTTTCAATTATTATTGATTTTGTAATTAAAGTCTGATGTAGTTGCTGTATTTTAGTCGAATCACAATTAGGATTCGAGGCTAAGTGAAAAATTTCTTGTAATATAGTATTTTGTTCTACTTTAATATTTTTCAAGCGAATAGACTCAATCTTCATTTTTAGGTTAATTATTAGTGTATGTCTAGTGATAATGGTTCTATTTTACATCTTTTTATTAAACATAAGCATGGTTCAGTAATGAGAGAAGTTGAGAAAGTCATATTGAAAGAAGGTTATGGTATAGAAGAAGATATTAATGCTAACCCCATCAGTCCCAGGCAAGTTTTATTTGTTAGATATGAAGATATTGTAGATTTAACAATTCCCCCAGGAGAATTACGAGAAAATTTTATCATAGCAGGAATAAAATCTGAAAATTTTACTCCTGGTTCTCTTATAACTTTTGATAGTGGTGCTGCTATTCGTTTAACTTTTCATTGTGAGCCATGTAAACGCATAACTCATTTAGTTAATTCATTAAAAACTATTCAATATAAAAGAGGTATTTTAGGCGTAGTTATTAATTCAGGTATAATCTGTGGTGGAAATAATATTCAGATTCAAACTGATCAATTCCCAGCCTTGCCTGAAAATCCTTATGAACGTTTTCTTAATTTTATCATAAAAATACCAGCAGGCAAAGTAGTAACTTATAAACAAATAATTCAAGCTATTGGAGTAGATAACAGCTATCTCAGAGCTATTCCTATTTATATTAAAAAAACATCTGCCGATGATTATCCAATTCACCGTATCTTAGACTCTAAAGGTTATTTAACAAAGTACGTTTTTAACCAAAAGAATAAATTACAGTTAGAAGGTATTCAAATTCTGAATGATTCGGATTTATCTAACAGTTCAATTAATAATTTTATAGATGATAGTAAATATTTATATCAAAATAATGAACTTTATCTAAATTCAAAGTAATACCTGCCTCTTAGATTTTTCTAAATAACTCAATAAATCGAGAATTGCTAATATTATTGAGATTTCAGAATTTTAAGCTTTTTATGGGTGAAATTCCTGATTTCTCTGTCTAGATTGTGCTAGATTCTGATCAATTTGAGTATTAGCATTCTCGAAAGCATGCAAAATTTCTGGCGTTAATTTATTGCTCTGTACCTGACCTGATTGCACGCTCAAAATTACCTCTCCATCTTTTTGAGAGATCACTAAATCCTTGGTCTGAGCATTGAATACCAGATCATATATTTTCCCCCGCACATAAGTAAAACCATCCTCTCCAGGTTGCCCCAAAACGTCTCCTATTCTCTGAGCGATTTTGGTCAGCCGACTAATCGACTGATATTCTTCTGTATCTTTCCTCATTGCCATCAATGCGGCGGGTGATAATTGCCCACTAGACTTAAACTGATTTGCTATCTCGACAATCCTTTGTTTATAGCTCTCGGACTTCCCCAATTTATCAGCCGCACTGTACCAATCTCTCAAGTAATCAACACTCACCGCGCACGCAGATGATGAACTGGCGCTCTGAGCCTGCTGGTTTTGTTCTAACTTGTCACCAGTTGCCACATCTTTTTGAATGTCCTGGGTGACACCTGGAGTTTTTTGATTACTGGTCTGATTGTTCTTCAGTAACTCTGGTGGTTTGAGATACTTCGGTCTATCAGGCAGCGATCGCACTTTCTGGTCATAATGATTTTGTGACTCAATCACACTTCCAAACTTCAGAGTCATCGCCTGATAGACAGATTCAGGAATGGACGAACTGACCAAGTTAAAAACCGCCAATCCCTTTTTAGTTTCCAGAGGTACATCTTCGGGTGACACTTTAGTAAACGCGACATTCTGCTGACTTAACCATTTCGTTACAGTTTCGACTTTATGGTTATCTACTGCCATCTGTGTAATGCCAAGCATTTTATCTTCGGCACTAGCAAATAGTATTGTGGGTCGCTCTTTGATTTTTTGCAGTATGGGTGCAGCTTTCTCTATCATTACCTGCTGCTCTTGATTGACCTTATATGTCCCAAATGCTTGAGTTTCTTTTGTCCACACTTGGGGATATTCGACAGTACTGGGGTCAACTTTCAGTACAGTTGTCGTAAAATTGCTTTGCAGCGTCGCTTCTACTGGGGTCAATTTTCCAAATTGTAAAATCCCCAACTCTTTGAGAGCTGCTTTATCCTTTTTAAAGTGCAATACTCCTAACAGTTCTCCTCCCAGAAATACTGCATCTCTAGTTTTTGATGCTGGTACTTCTAAAGTAAATTTGCGGTAGTCATCGTTAAACGTTTGACCTTGAAAGTCATAGAAGTTAATCTTATTAATCTTAAGTAAATTGCCATTCGGTGAAGAAGCGAGCGCAAAGGCGTTTTCCTTACTGTCGGGGATAGTGGTGAGTTTTAAATTTAGCTGATTGCCATCTTTAATATAGTTAAATGCTTGAAGCTGCTTAACTGAATCACTGTCTAATTCACCCAAGGTTTTACCATCTAGCTTAATTTTTACCGCTTGGTTTGGAACGCTGACTGTACCAATAGCTAAAGTCATTGGTTCATTGTTGAAACTCTTACCTACATAAGCAAACTTACTAATTTCCCGGATGGTGAACTCTACAGGTTCTTTTCCTGATACTTGAATGGTGGCGTTAGCTGTGTATGTCTCTCCAGGAGTGATGTTGGCTTGTGCTTTTGTGCCAATGGGTAGCTGTCCCGTTCTTGGCTCCAGCATGGCGTATTCTTTGTAGTCCCCGTCGCCATCTTGCACAAATACTAACCGAGAAGCGTGGCGTTCGTGTCCTGGTGGATGGTGCGAAGCTCTGATTTGAATGAGGTATTTTTCCTGTGGATTCCAAACTTTCTCGTGAAAATTGTTGGCTTCATTGCCCAGTGTGCCTAATGTCAATTCCGTGAATTGCAACTGGTTTAATTGTGAGACAATTTCATCACCGAATGCAGCAAACACAAAGTTGGGGATTTTCTTCTGGGCTTGAGCGTGAGATTGTTTATCTTCAAGTTCGTCTTGTCTAGCTGCACCGACACTCCATGCTGCTGCCGCCGCAGATAGTCGCTCTTGTTCTGGTATACTTTCTCGGAATGCTTCAGCCGCCAAGTAAGCTTGCTGGAACATTAACTTGGTTTGTCCTCGGCTCAATTCTGGTTTGAGTTCCAGTAGTTTTGCGTTGTTGGTGGACATTCCCGGTTTGAGATGATGATCCTCTACCGACTGTTGGCTTACTGTCCCCAGTTTTCGATATGCGGGTTTACCATCATCCCCAATTTCATTATTGATTTGCGCCACTGCCATTAACTTATGAGGGCGTTCTTTGGTTTGGGATTTCTCATGAATAGCTTCTAACTTCAGGTTAATAGTCTGCGCTTTCCAAATGAGGGGATGTCCGTAGCGGGTGAGATTGGTAATTTCTAGTTGCGCCCCCTGCTGCGTTTGGATAACAGCACAAGGGCCACGTTCTGTTTCCCGCTTTCTTTCCATTGCCACAGCTGCGTTAAACTTCTGATCAAACTCATATTTGGCAGCGATCGCACTAAACTTTTGCTGTGGGGTAAACTCCACTCCCTTGAACAAATCCTGAAACTGAACAATTGGGCGCGATTCCAGTTGTGACTGTTGGAAATATTTATTGGTTTGATTAATGAGCAGTTCTACTGGAGAATAACCTGTGGTAGTTATTCCCGTGTTTAAATAAGCTGTTCGGGATTTTTTATCTTTGATATAGTTAACCTCTCGATATAAGTAGCGGCTGTTTTCTCTAACTAAGTCCATTTCTGGCTTTTTGGCGCTTTTAAATAAATCTACTGCTATTTGGTTTTGGTAACACCCTTCTTCAATCATGTTGCGGTACATTTGTCTATTAACATCCATCGCCTGTTGGATGATTTCGGGAGTTCTAGTCGGGGCTTGCGACAGAGTTACAAACTCCTGCATATATGGTTTATACTCTGCCCTAATTGGTTTGAGTTTCTCATGATTTTCCGCCTCAAATAAGCTTTCATAGTGATGAGAAACTTGGTCTAAGTATTTTGATTTCTGTTCAGGTGTACCATAAGTTTTTAATATCTCAATTTCTGATTCAAGTGCTTCTAATGCCGTCACTTGATTATTAATCACGCCAACACTAATACTATCGCTCATGTGGATGGCGATTTCTTCAAAGGGTGGTTGTGTACCATCTGGTAGATAAAAAGACTGTTTCTTCAATTTAATAGTAGGAGTATAAGCATTTTCTCTCTGGTTTCTATACTCGGCTTCTGCTGTAAAATTCGGATATTTACTTGCTAATGCTACGCCGATACAGTCGCCATCAAAGTCTCGTCCCTGGCGTTCTGACTCGGTTTCTAATGGTGCAATTTCATCAGCCTCAAGCCTTGTTAATATGCGCTTGTGGTCTTCATCATTGACTATGATAAGGCCTTCTAAATTCTTTCCATCTGGAGCTAATCTATCTTCAACACGCTTATTAATTGAGACACACAAACCATTGGCGTTGAGGAAGGGAGAACGAAAATTTAGCACCTTTTCGCCATCATCTAACCAAGGTACGCAGATTTCACCATTTTTCAGTTCCTTGGAGGGAATAATCATTCCCCTATCAAAAATTAGGGTTTTTCCCAGTGCAATGTCTCTCCATTCGTTTTGGACAAACTTACTCAGTTCTTGTCTAACTTTTTCAGTTTCCAAAAGCTGATTATGTCCACCGATTAAGTCAGCTTTTATAAGCTTATAAATTAATAAATCATCTTTCTGGGATTGGTCATTTTCTTCATCAGCGCTACTCAGCTTGAATAGTTCTAACTGCTTAACAAGTGAGCCATCAACAGCTTGTTCAGTAATTTCTTGCACTACAGAGGCTTTCTGCTCCTCAGTAAAAGCCTTCCGTTTTTCATACTTCTCACAGTACAGTTGTGCTACTTTCCTGGGGTCATCTTGAACTTGAGCTAATTTCTGGGCTTGTGCCTCTAACTCCTCAGCGAAATCCTTGATTCCTTGAGGGAACGATGCCAACAGTTGAGATATCGCTGTCTTCCCTCGCTCGGATTGCGACTTTTCTCCTAACCAGATTTTTTGTTGGTACAATCCTGGTTTGATTTGGGGTTTACTAGCACCATTAGGGTTGTCTTTGTCTGTACCTTTGAAACTTGATATAGGAATGATTAAGTCTATTTTAATTTTATTTTTGGGGTCAGCGTATTTTATTTCTGCTAAATTGTATGGTCTTAGTGTTCCTTTTCCAAAACGGTATTTTGTATCTTCTCCATCGGCTTCTGTCCAGCCAAAACGATATTGAATAACATGATAATCTTGCTGTTTATCTGTTTGGGTTAAACGGTGATATAGTTCAGTAGATATTTGCCCATAGCAGTCGCCTACTAATTTGAACGCATCTTGCTGTTCAATAAATCCTTCATTCTCTCCATTAGAATCATCGACAACTAAAATATTTAATTCTTCATTAATTGAGTTTTTACAAGCACCCAAAAAGATTGAACCGTAAGCACCACGATCTTTTCTGTCTGGGCATAATTTATCAATTACTTCTAAACATTCCGGCTTACCATAAAGTAATCTAGTTTTAGAAGACAATAAAAGAGTATGTCCCTCTGGATGATTTTGTAAATCTTCTGACTTACTATATTCATCAATATGCCCAAAGGAAAATTCTTTACCTGGAAGGAATGACTCTAGTAAGGTATTATCTAACTTTTCAGTTAAAATTGAATAAGGATTATTCTTGTCTCCATCAGAATGAATCCATTGATTTAGCCTGGTATCAAAATGTTTAAATTCAAGAGACATAGGTTTATTTAAGTATTCAAAATTCTTCAGGAGTTCAATATGTTAGGAACAAGAATTAAACGCTGGATAAATATGCACCGTAAAGAATTTAATGCTGATGGAACATTAAAAGATGAAGCTAGACAACAAATGTCATCTAGGGGTATGAGCAATGAAGCAATTGATGACTATGCTTATAGGTTAAAAATCAAATATGATAAATGGAAACATCTTGATAAAACAGATCCTATACCTTGGCCTGTGTACACTGCTTACGATTTCTTCAGCGCAGAAGAAAAACAGCAGTTTAAACCAGATGGTTCTCTCAAGCCCGAATATAGAGAATCTCAACTGGCACTTGGGATTAGTGAAAGTTGGTTAGATGAGATGGAAAGACGTAAAAAGCTAGATGTTGATAATTACAACAAGGTATCTGTAAGAGATGCCGAACAAGGGATAAACTTTGGCGAACAGGAAATGAATAGATTATGTGCTTCCAGTCAGACATATATGGAACGCCGGAAGCAGATGGAAATCGACTTGCAAAACTTTGAAGAGCCAAGTAGTTTGCCTTTCGACAAAAATACACCCTACTGAAAATCACTCTGGAGGTATTGTCACGCCGACAATTCGCAGTGGCTTGCCCAAAACAAAATCTACCAGTCGTTGACCACTCAACAAATTTACTTGTGGGTATTCTTGCAATAATTGTTTAGATATTCCCCCAGTCTTGCCACTGTGAACAAAAAACCCACCACTAGCTCCTTGAAGTTGGATAACTTCTTGGAAATTTTTAATATGCTGGGGTTTTATATAACCCACATAACGTTTCGCCTGTAACAAGTACAGTTTACTCAAAATTAAGACACGACCATCCACCCCACCATCACCACTATATTTAAGATTGCGTTGAATTCGCCAACCCTGCTCCCGACAACAAGTTAAAAGCAATTCCTCAAAAACGTAGGGTGTCAATCTACGCAATGTAGCAATCACTACAGAGAACTCAGCTTCAGGGCTTTTGCTACGAAGCCATTTCAAAACAGATTCGGCATGGATAATATTCTGCTGATGTCTGCGACTAGGACGCTGCACCCAATTCTTGCTTGATGGTCTAAAAGGAACTGTGGGAGTAAGAACTTGCGGAAATTCCGTCCTATCGGCAGGTCTAAAGCGGGGTCTAAACACCCAAGCTATCAAAATCAATGCAATGATCAAGATTAGAAAAAAAATGATCACCACCATATTTACCTACGACGACGTTGATGAGAACGCTGATAATCTTTTAATATCTGCTTGATTTGTCCTGGGAGAATCACAGATGGTTTATCCCAACGCAGTTGATAACACAGAGTTTTTTGACTGGGACAGGAGATAGCTTTGGGCATATTAGTACCCCACAGTAACCCCCCTGTCAAAAACACCGCCGCACCAGCTAGAAACATGAACACCCCAGAACGACCAGACCCCACCCACATTCCAAACCAGAATAGGTTTGACCGGAATTGTTCAGAACGTTGTTTACGGAGTTTGTTCTGCATTGCCTTGGCTTCATTCCAATCTTGCAGATGCTCTAGTTTTTGAGAAGCCAGTATCTTAGCCTTGACATCCAAAGTTTTTTGGAATTGAATCTCAATAGTTTGTCGTTCTTGTTCTAGTCGGAAGTCGAACCATTCTCTGAGTTCGGTGGCAAACTGTTCAATTGCAACTGTTGCTGTAGCACTTGCACCTTGGAGGTAAATTGGGGTCGAGGCTTTCCCACGGCACGAGCTTTAATCATTC
This region includes:
- a CDS encoding M48 family peptidase: MKIESIRLKNIKVEQNTILQEIFHLASNPNCDSTKIQQLHQTLITKSIIIEKVCTKKQAIPANLTHQSRKIYSWIKFLTDEYYLQLHLKNTCYLWEIAKHILSMRGQKALQLMIGITNLAGIYQGKMSTISANIMISEGFINAPNEVLQALVESAIFGKSQHNTQIIRAFASTQEYSNILLELDLIAEVVAEKAKGKFYDLDKLFEQVNQEYFAASLAKPRLAWSRINTYRKLGHYELARDRVVISLTLDDPKVPRFVVEFVLYHELLHKYYGTKWVDGRRMVHTKEFRASESKFKFYNEASRWLEKATEG
- a CDS encoding restriction endonuclease, producing MIIALILIAWVFRPRFRPADRTEFPQVLTPTVPFRPSSKNWVQRPSRRHQQNIIHAESVLKWLRSKSPEAEFSVVIATLRRLTPYVFEELLLTCCREQGWRIQRNLKYSGDGGVDGRVLILSKLYLLQAKRYVGYIKPQHIKNFQEVIQLQGASGGFFVHSGKTGGISKQLLQEYPQVNLLSGQRLVDFVLGKPLRIVGVTIPPE
- a CDS encoding MGMT family protein; the protein is MSSDNGSILHLFIKHKHGSVMREVEKVILKEGYGIEEDINANPISPRQVLFVRYEDIVDLTIPPGELRENFIIAGIKSENFTPGSLITFDSGAAIRLTFHCEPCKRITHLVNSLKTIQYKRGILGVVINSGIICGGNNIQIQTDQFPALPENPYERFLNFIIKIPAGKVVTYKQIIQAIGVDNSYLRAIPIYIKKTSADDYPIHRILDSKGYLTKYVFNQKNKLQLEGIQILNDSDLSNSSINNFIDDSKYLYQNNELYLNSK
- a CDS encoding strawberry notch-like NTP hydrolase domain-containing protein, giving the protein MVSLIATQGSLFDVQTVLDYGQSVVNVAQELAKFLIEQRPLTTKTIQSQMNRQFHGTAAEGAWQWKDAYEAVEVAAILYLRLKGLSDNPLEELQLLESLCPTHTRRSEEQLKLQQFSTPLSLAYLVSVAGQITALDLVLEPSAGTGILAQFAKLQGASLMLNELAADRTKILRRLFPGTPLFSVNAEQINDYLAGKTQPSVVLMNPPFSASPKVNSRNPDATPRHINSALQRLCDRGRLVAISANWFSPANPNWRETFVKFQEKASLVLSVGVSGKVYCKHGTTMETRITVIDKIPAADPNNIPCIEHTVELGELSRLIEELPPRPVWEQPKLNAQASVLKPISLSVKSKPTQSTPLDQVLSQFQDVAVLNYEVVDWVAIEGLKDALYETYRPQRLRIKAAKPHPSLLCESAALALVSPPASTYKPYLPQHIVTQGLLSEAQLESVIYAGQAHSEFLSGSYLVDDSWDNIKVAANSEENAVRFRRGWFLGDGTGAGKGRQCAGIILDNWCQGRQKAIWISKSSALIEDARRDWCALGGNEKDIIDLSNIKLGDRIPFTQGILFCTYSTLRSQKNGKSRLKQIVEWAGKDFEGAIAFDECHAMGNAMAQEGKLGMMKASMQGIVGLRLQNALPLARIIYVSATGATIVSNLSYANRLGLWQTGDFPFTNREDFVESIEVGGIAAMEVVARDLKALGLYLARSLSFDGVEYEMLEIELTPTQERIYDSYADAFQVIHNNLEKALEVCNITGAKTYNRMAKMSAFSQFESHKQRFFNHLLTGMKCPQLIKAIEQDLAQGNAVVIQIVSTNEELLKRRLNEVSADEWKDLNLDLTPREYVMDYLLSAFPVHLHEIYSLEDGDERSEPAFDHDGSPIVSAEAVTLRDALIDKLASLDPIPGALEQLLWYFGHKQIAEVTGRSKRILKDDSGRLFVDSRGAGANIAETNAFMVGDKQILIFSDAGGTGRSYHADLNALNRRRRSHYLLEAGWRADNAIQGLGRSHRTNQASAPVFRPVTTDVRGERRFISTIARRLDSLGALTRGQRQTGGNGIFDTKDNLESQYAEYALYELFKQIFQGRFHEVPLGKFEQMTGLSLTSHEGGMKIDLPPLRQFLNRLLALTIGMQNVIFERFELLLSQQIETAIANGVFEIGVETLRAERFTVESCESVYTHPQTGSVTNYLKVEQVQKTNIKTAVEMLEFATQHQGRLIVNATSGNAAVSIPTHSFFDSDGGAVPRVLLVRPQKETRVPVDKLESSTWKAVSVDAFVAAWSKEVDELPRFTTDYLHLVTGILLPIWKILPQKNSRVFRLQTSDGQKILGRVVNAQDIQSVAEQLGMKNKLLSPAELVLLVLNEGYSQQLPGGVTLRRSFVAGEPRLEIVDALSLTEKLLAVGCFTEIIQWRKRVFIPTGDRAAGVLAAVIGIVG
- a CDS encoding DNA-binding protein, with the translated sequence MSLFYWLDMIKQNQGERVQLNLDITSELYETINNLKEQMNGDTAEVLLKAIALLEVTIEAKQKGRHIWITDDKQNLETEIVGF